A single genomic interval of Nostoc commune NIES-4072 harbors:
- the tkt gene encoding transketolase, translating into MTVATQSAKELSVEELAINSIRFLAVDAVEKAKSGHPGLPMGAAPMAFVLWDRFLKFNPKNPKWFNRDRFVLSAGHGSMLQYALLYLAGYDSVTIEDIKQFRQWESKTPGHPENFMTPGVEVTTGPLGQGIANGVGLAIAEAHLAAKFNKPDTKIVDHYTYVILGDGCNMEGISGEACSFAGHLGLGKLIALYDDNHISIDGSTDVAFTEDVSKRFEAYGWHVQHVEDGNTDLEAIAKAIEAAKAVTDKPSFIKVTTIIGYGSPNKANTAGVHGAALGADEIALTRKNLGWEYEPFVVPEEALNHTRKAVERGAGYEDEWNKTFADYKAKYGQEAAEFERYLSGKLPDGWDKVLPTYTPEDKGLPTRKHSETCLNKLAAVLPELIGGSADLTHSNLTEIKGKGDFQKGHYENPNIHFGVREHAMGAICNGIALHTSGLIPYGATFLIFTDYMRAAIRLSALSQAGVIWVMTHDSIGQGEDGPTHQPIETLASLRAIPNLLVFRPADGNETSGAYKIAIEQAKQNAPSLLAFTRQNVPNLAGTSVEGVAKGGYTVVDSEGTPDIILIGTGSELSLAVGAAEKLKAEGKKVRVVSLPSWELFEAQDAAYKESILPKAVTKRLSVEAGASFGWHKYVGTEGDTVSIDRFGASAPGGVCLEKFGFSVDNVLAKAKQLLG; encoded by the coding sequence ATGACTGTTGCAACCCAATCCGCCAAAGAATTGTCCGTCGAAGAACTGGCTATTAACTCGATCCGCTTCTTGGCTGTTGATGCCGTAGAAAAAGCAAAATCGGGACACCCAGGACTACCAATGGGCGCGGCTCCGATGGCTTTTGTCCTCTGGGATCGCTTTTTGAAGTTTAATCCCAAGAATCCCAAATGGTTTAACCGCGATCGCTTTGTCTTGTCTGCCGGTCATGGCTCAATGTTGCAGTACGCCCTACTGTACCTGGCAGGCTACGATAGCGTCACCATTGAAGATATCAAACAATTCCGTCAATGGGAATCCAAAACCCCTGGACACCCCGAAAACTTCATGACCCCAGGCGTGGAAGTCACAACTGGCCCCTTGGGTCAAGGAATTGCTAATGGAGTTGGTTTAGCGATCGCCGAAGCGCACCTTGCCGCTAAATTTAACAAACCGGATACTAAGATTGTTGACCATTACACCTACGTAATTTTAGGTGACGGTTGCAACATGGAAGGAATTTCCGGTGAAGCTTGTTCTTTTGCAGGACACTTGGGATTAGGCAAACTCATCGCTCTGTATGACGACAACCACATTTCCATCGACGGTTCCACAGATGTGGCATTCACCGAAGATGTTTCCAAGCGGTTTGAAGCTTACGGTTGGCACGTTCAACACGTTGAAGATGGCAATACAGATTTAGAAGCGATCGCTAAAGCAATTGAAGCGGCTAAAGCTGTCACTGATAAGCCTTCTTTCATCAAGGTAACAACCATTATTGGTTACGGTTCCCCCAATAAAGCAAACACTGCCGGCGTTCACGGTGCTGCCTTAGGTGCAGACGAAATAGCATTGACTCGGAAAAATTTGGGTTGGGAATACGAACCTTTCGTAGTACCCGAAGAAGCCCTCAACCATACACGCAAAGCAGTTGAGCGCGGTGCAGGCTACGAAGACGAATGGAACAAGACCTTTGCCGACTACAAAGCTAAGTATGGCCAAGAAGCGGCTGAATTTGAACGTTACCTAAGCGGCAAGCTACCCGACGGTTGGGATAAAGTACTACCCACCTACACCCCCGAAGACAAAGGATTGCCCACCCGTAAACACTCAGAAACCTGCCTCAACAAATTGGCAGCAGTTTTACCTGAATTGATTGGTGGTTCGGCTGACTTGACTCACTCCAACTTGACCGAAATCAAGGGTAAAGGCGACTTCCAAAAAGGACACTACGAAAACCCCAACATCCACTTTGGTGTGCGGGAACATGCGATGGGCGCAATCTGTAATGGTATAGCGCTGCACACTTCAGGATTAATCCCCTACGGTGCTACCTTCTTGATCTTCACAGACTATATGCGTGCTGCCATCCGCTTATCCGCCCTTTCTCAAGCTGGGGTGATTTGGGTAATGACTCACGATTCCATAGGACAAGGTGAAGATGGCCCGACACACCAACCCATTGAAACTCTAGCTTCCTTGCGAGCTATTCCTAATTTATTAGTGTTTCGTCCCGCAGACGGTAACGAAACCTCTGGCGCTTATAAAATAGCGATCGAGCAAGCGAAGCAAAACGCTCCATCTCTGTTGGCATTCACCCGTCAAAACGTTCCCAACTTGGCAGGTACATCAGTTGAGGGCGTAGCAAAGGGTGGATACACCGTTGTTGATAGCGAAGGTACACCTGATATCATCTTGATTGGTACTGGTTCAGAATTGAGCCTCGCCGTTGGCGCAGCCGAAAAACTCAAGGCTGAAGGTAAGAAAGTTCGTGTTGTTTCGCTACCTTCATGGGAACTTTTTGAAGCACAAGATGCGGCTTATAAAGAGTCCATTTTGCCGAAAGCTGTCACCAAGCGTTTATCTGTAGAAGCCGGCGCTAGTTTTGGTTGGCACAAATATGTGGGTACTGAAGGCGATACTGTTAGTATTGATCGCTTTGGTGCTTCAGCTCCAGGTGGTGTTTGTTTAGAGAAGTTTGGTTTTAGCGTTGATAATGTATTAGCTAAGGCTAAACAATTGTTGGGTTAA
- a CDS encoding DUF3318 domain-containing protein, translating into MEPNVEIRRLLDVMPASGRMTTKIVSKPEQAKVIDASFPQPWNQARPIYINFDLWRRLTKPQRDLLLLQMVSWLTGVKWFKPDIYQGVVLAGLLGGLLEAAQSDVVGVAVAGGLSAIAAFRIWRTNKSQESELNADAAAIRIAQRRGYSEAEAAQHLLSAIEAIAKIEGRSGLNFTELIRCQNLRAIAGLSPVGMPESYN; encoded by the coding sequence ATGGAGCCAAATGTTGAAATTCGTCGTTTGTTAGATGTGATGCCTGCCTCTGGTCGGATGACGACAAAAATCGTTAGTAAGCCAGAACAAGCAAAAGTGATTGACGCCTCTTTTCCCCAACCCTGGAATCAGGCGCGACCGATATATATTAATTTCGATTTGTGGCGTCGCTTGACCAAGCCGCAACGAGACTTGCTGCTATTGCAGATGGTTAGCTGGTTGACCGGGGTAAAGTGGTTTAAGCCCGACATTTATCAAGGTGTAGTACTAGCGGGACTGTTAGGGGGATTATTAGAAGCAGCACAATCAGATGTGGTGGGTGTAGCCGTAGCTGGGGGATTAAGTGCGATCGCTGCTTTTCGGATCTGGCGCACTAATAAATCTCAAGAGTCAGAATTGAATGCCGATGCAGCAGCAATTCGCATAGCACAACGGCGTGGTTATTCAGAAGCTGAAGCAGCGCAGCACCTGTTATCTGCAATTGAAGCGATAGCCAAAATTGAAGGACGTTCTGGTTTAAATTTTACCGAGTTGATTCGTTGCCAAAACTTACGAGCGATCGCGGGTTTATCACCAGTAGGTATGCCAGAAAGTTATAACTAG
- a CDS encoding iron uptake porin → MKKAFWNLCKVSPVVLAAAFFAANSAVAAEVNEQVTNVAQLSEAQDYNNMSQVTSVSQFSDVQPTDWAFQALQSLVERYGCIAGYPNSTYRGNRALTRYEFAAGLNSCLDRVNELIATATADLVTKQDLTTLQRLQEEFSAELATLRGRVDGLEARTAELEANQFSTTTKLVGEGIFAVSDVFGNSRALPGGSTAARTDLNSNTTFSDRVRLNLYSSFTGTDQLQIRLNAGNIVNNAGVSGTNMTRLGFDVSDATNSVAIDKINYAFNFANALRVKVDASGGELYENVNTFNPDFASSGRGALSRYGRFSPIYRQGQNGAGLTVTFNPGGPLSLTGAYLAQSTNNGNIVNGFGANNPGLNNGLFNGDNTIFGQLSFQPSKAFNIGLTYARSYFAGNGANNLFQSTGSAFANNPFVAPGTTTRTESNNYGVEATFQFSPKLAISGWGGYTTADARSGGNAGADADIWYWAGALALKDFGGEGNVLGVIFGQPPKVTGGSIKNVAGNTNLDDSTSYHLEGLYKFKVSDNIQITPGLLVIFNPEHNDANDTEYVGTLRTTFTF, encoded by the coding sequence TCAAGATTATAACAACATGAGCCAGGTAACATCAGTTTCGCAATTTTCGGATGTGCAGCCCACAGATTGGGCATTCCAAGCTTTACAATCTTTAGTTGAACGCTACGGCTGTATTGCAGGTTATCCCAACAGTACTTATCGTGGTAACCGTGCTTTGACCCGTTATGAATTTGCCGCAGGTTTGAATTCCTGTTTAGACCGGGTTAACGAACTTATTGCTACAGCTACTGCTGATTTGGTTACTAAACAAGACCTGACTACTTTACAGCGCTTACAAGAAGAATTTTCTGCTGAACTAGCAACTCTGCGCGGTCGCGTCGATGGATTAGAAGCCCGCACTGCTGAGTTGGAAGCTAATCAGTTCTCTACTACTACCAAGTTGGTTGGGGAAGGAATTTTCGCCGTATCTGATGTTTTTGGTAACAGTAGAGCGCTTCCTGGAGGTTCTACAGCCGCCCGAACCGACTTGAATTCCAACACGACTTTTAGTGACCGGGTGCGTTTGAACTTATACAGCAGTTTTACTGGTACAGACCAGTTGCAAATCCGTCTGAATGCTGGCAATATCGTGAATAATGCTGGTGTGAGCGGTACTAACATGACCCGCTTAGGTTTTGACGTGAGTGATGCTACCAACTCAGTTGCAATTGATAAAATCAACTATGCTTTTAACTTTGCTAACGCTCTACGTGTCAAAGTTGACGCTAGTGGTGGTGAATTATACGAAAACGTCAACACCTTCAACCCTGATTTTGCAAGCTCTGGTAGGGGTGCGCTCTCTCGCTATGGACGTTTCAGCCCCATTTATCGTCAAGGTCAAAATGGTGCTGGTCTGACTGTTACTTTCAATCCTGGCGGGCCTCTCAGTTTGACTGGTGCTTATTTAGCACAAAGTACTAACAACGGTAATATTGTTAATGGCTTTGGTGCTAATAATCCGGGTCTTAATAACGGGCTATTTAATGGTGATAACACCATCTTTGGTCAGTTATCTTTCCAACCCAGCAAAGCCTTCAATATTGGTTTAACCTACGCCCGTAGTTACTTCGCTGGCAATGGTGCTAACAACCTCTTTCAAAGTACAGGTAGCGCCTTTGCTAATAATCCCTTTGTTGCGCCTGGTACTACTACTCGCACTGAATCCAACAACTACGGTGTAGAAGCTACCTTCCAATTTAGCCCTAAGTTGGCTATTAGTGGTTGGGGAGGTTACACAACTGCTGATGCTAGGAGCGGTGGTAATGCAGGTGCAGACGCAGATATTTGGTACTGGGCTGGAGCGCTTGCTTTAAAAGACTTTGGTGGCGAAGGCAACGTCTTGGGTGTTATCTTTGGTCAACCACCGAAAGTTACTGGTGGTAGCATCAAAAATGTCGCTGGCAATACTAATTTAGACGACAGTACCTCTTATCACTTAGAGGGTCTTTACAAGTTCAAGGTTTCCGATAATATTCAGATAACTCCTGGCTTATTGGTAATCTTCAATCCAGAGCATAACGACGCTAACGACACTGAATATGTAGGTACTCTACGTACTACCTTCACCTTCTAA